A window of Rhododendron vialii isolate Sample 1 chromosome 13a, ASM3025357v1 contains these coding sequences:
- the LOC131314208 gene encoding isoleucine N-monooxygenase 2-like, which yields MANFYILQNFSSTCSTRAMAFFNPIHTANPAIASSTLEMPASEGISPFLLSFCSTLLLAVSLLIILWKRRATTLPLPPGPKPWPIVGSLPGLLFTKKPAFRSIHKMMEDMNAEIICINLWGVHVISVTSPEIAVDFLKRHDAVFSTRPDVLSADITSRGYLTTALTPGGEQWKKMRRVLTSEVLSAQRHRWLEGKRTTEANHLVGFVYNQSMDSTNGGVVNVRVAAQHYCGNVTRKMVFGKRFFGNGRADGGPGVEEEEHVSALFTILAYLYSFCVSDYLPCLRRRLDLDGHEKIIRTAIASVAKYQDPEIDERITQWTEGTRTEQDDLLDVLIGLKKKDGSHLLSPDEIKAQIVELMIETVDNPSNAVEWALAEMINQPALLERATEELDRVVGRNRLVQESDLSQLNYVKSCVRESFRLHPIAPFNVPHISTTDATVAGYFIPKGSHVLLSRPGLGRNPKVWDEPFQFKPERHLKRDGSGVMLTDSDLKILSFSIGRRGCPGVTLGSTMTVMLMARLLQGFSWEVPPTVSKIDLKESAKDLFLAKPLLAKARPRLAETLYHQL from the exons ATGGCAAACTTTTACATCTTACAAAATTTCTCGAGCACCTGCTCCACTCGGGCAATGGCTTTCTTCAATCCTATACACACTGCAAACCCTGCTATTGCCTCCTCAACACTCGAAATGCCAGCCAGCGAAGGCATTTCACCATTTCTCTTGAGCTTTTGCTCAACTCTCCTTCTTGCGGTTTCGCTTCTCATTATCCTTTGGAAGAGACGAGCAACGACCCTTCCGCTTCCGCCAGGCCCAAAACCATGGCCCATTGTCGGAAGTCTCCCAGGATTACTCTTCACAAAGAAGCCCGCATTCCGCTCGATACACAAAATGATGGAGGACATGAATGCCGAAATCATTTGTATCAATCTATGGGGTGTCCACGTCATCTCCGTCACCTCCCCTGAAATTGCCGTCGACTTCCTGAAAAGGCATGACGCTGTTTTCTCCACTAGACCGGATGTCTTATCGGCAGACATCACAAGCAGAGGATATCTAACAACGGCCTTAACCCCGGGTGGAGAACAATGGAAGAAAATGAGGAGAGTCCTCACTTCCGAAGTTCTCTCAGCACAAAGGCATCGGTGGCTCGAGGGCAAACGAACCACGGAAGCTAACCACCTCGTTGGGTTCGTGTATAATCAGTCCATGGACTCGACTAACGGGGGTGTCGTGAATGTGAGAGTCGCAGCCCAACATTATTGTGGGAATGTGACAAGGAAGATGGTTTTCGGAAAGAGGTTTTTCGGGAACGGAAGGGCGGATGGAGGCCCAGGGGTAGAGGAAGAAGAGCACGTGAGTGCCTTGTTCACAATTCTTGCATACCTCTACTCCTTCTGTGTGTCTGATTATCTCCCATGCCTGCGTCGCCGTCTTGATTTGGACGGTCATGAGAAGATCATCAGGACGGCCATTGCAAGCGTGGCTAAGTATCAAGATCCTGAGATCGATGAGAGAATCACACAATGGACAGAGGGTACCAGAACTGAGCAAGATGACTTGCTCGACGTCCTCATTGGGCTCAAAAAGAAAGATGGTAGCCACTTGCTCTCACCAGATGAGATCAAAGCCCAAATAGTT GAGTTGATGATAGAGACAGTGGACAACCCTTCAAACGCAGTGGAGTGGGCACTTGCCGAGATGATAAATCAACCGGCACTGCTTGAAAGAGCCACGGAGGAACTGGACAGAGTGGTGGGGAGAAATAGACTGGTCCAGGAATCCGATCTCTCACAACTCAACTATGTCAAATCATGTGTGAGAGAATCGTTCCGCCTCCACCCCATCGCTCCCTTTAATGTCCCGCATATCTCCACGACCGATGCCACTGTCGCTGGCTACTTCATCCCCAAAGGTAGCCATGTTTTGCTGAGTCGCCCTGGGCTCGGGCGCAACCCAAAAGTTTGGGATGAACCTTTCCAGTTCAAACCAGAGCGCCACCTCAAGAGAGACGGCTCCGGTGTAATGCTAACGGACTCCGACTTGAAAATTTTATCATTTAGCATTGGGAGGCGTGGTTGCCCAGGGGTCACTTTGGGGTCCACAATGACTGTCATGCTCATGGCTAGGCTTTTGCAGGGGTTTTCTTGGGAGGTGCCACCAACCGTGTCAAAGATCGACTTGAAGGAGTCTGCGAAGGACCTATTTCTCGCAAAACCACTCCTTGCAAAAGCACGGCCACGGTTGGCTGAAACTTTGTACCATCAACTCTGA